The proteins below come from a single Leishmania infantum JPCM5 genome chromosome 6 genomic window:
- a CDS encoding kinesin-like protein, translating to METEMAPAPSASPPTQLQGDCHMRDTGGTKSSYSEVIRVVTAAGRLTRPMSSPYMLEVLRPPAGGAGHGRSAHRPSMPTRQSPPHSLGNGGGGGGGSSETARVYAFDYCAGPSTTQEEFFDMLEMPALCEAALAGEVVTVLCFGQTGSGKTYSLSGRTLPAPATAGPVSDAPTPLVAEDGLQYQAVHYIARRLKELRRTSRKLKSKRRDSDGAGKGSADRGDDGGVSGASVGASASAATVVTAKCSYVELYQESLYDLLQPDGGDGVRCRWSAAASSFFVEGSLMVECRGREDFLLVLREGQRNRQRGSHALNLDSSRSHVVFTVFFEVRDEAAAATSAEGVDSDGAPSSSPPPGASAPLSSIRYGRLVFVDLAGSERLKKTLSASNAEAGSINKSLFTLGRVLELLSASPPAPSDAMPPAKASTQPPPFIPYRSSVLTQLLMHSLDGHGRTVMVACVSPSALHLEESLRTLHYAERARHIRATPVVHVDAATQARMALEEKVQELRKENALLRRALGLPRVGKLQDGQVEARLEELHRAWAAAQFATPPHEVPPRSAAAPPRLSSTPRKGSPPQQRRATRVSPSRPAVPFVSNGATAASGAVDLRTSSPQTVVMSSTESEADDGPPSATGNADLPSSVPRAAAVSILDLLEALPDTRSMHT from the coding sequence ATGGAGACGGAGATGGCACCCGCACCAagcgcatcgccaccgaCACAGCTGCAGGGCGACTGCCACATGCGCGACACCGGCGGGACGAAGTCGTCGTATTCCGAAGTCATTCGTGTGGTCACAGCTGCGGGCCGACTCACGCGACCCATGTCTAGCCCATACatgctggaggtgctgcggccgccggccGGGGGGGCCGGACATGGACGCAGCGCTCATCGGCCCTCCATGCCTACCCGTCAATCACCACCGCATAGCCTCGggaacggcggcggtggcggcgggggtAGTAGCGAGACAGCGAGGGTCTACGCCTTTGACTACTGCGCCGGCCCCAGCACGACGCAGGAGGAGTTCTTCGACATGTTGGAGATGCCGGCGctgtgcgaggcggcgcttgCGGGTGAGGTGGTGACGGTACTTTGCTTTGGGCAAacaggcagcggcaagacgtACTCGCTGAGCGGGCGGACGCTCCCCGCGCCGGCGACTGCGGGGCCCGTCTCCGACGCCCCTACGCCGCTGGTCGCCGAGGATGGGCTGCAGTACCAGGCTGTGCACTACATCGCGCGTCGACTCAAGGAGCTGCGTCGGACGTCAAGGAAGCTCAAGAGCAAGCGCAgagacagcgacggcgccggaaAGGGCTCAGCTGATcgcggcgatgatggtggcgtcagcggcgcgtCTGTTGGAGCTTCTGCCTCCGCGGCCacggtggtgacggcgaaGTGCTCCTACGTCGAACTTTACCAAGAGTCCCTCTACGACTTGCTCCAACCAGATGGTGGCGACGGggtgcggtgccgctggtCGGCCGCAGCCTCGTCTTTCTTCGTAGAGGGCTCACTGATGGTGGagtgccgcggccgcgaGGACTtcctgctggtgctgcgcgagggaCAGCGAAatcggcagcgcggcagccacgCACTCAACCTGGACAGCAGCCGCTCGCACGTCGTCTTCACCGTCTTCTTCGAAGTGCGAGacgaggcggccgctgcaACCTCTGCGGAGGGTGTCGACAGTGACGGCGCAccgtcgtcctcgccgccgcctggcGCCTCAGCTCCCCTCTCGTCCATCCGGTACGGGCGACTCGTCTTTGTGGATCTTGCTGGATCGGAGCGTCTCAAGAAGACGCTTTCGGCCAGCAATGCGGAGGCGGGGTCTATCAACAAGTCCCTCTTCACCCTCGGTCGTGTGCTGGAgctcctctccgcctcgccgcctgcACCGTCCGATGCTATGCCACCGGCGAAGGCGTcaacgcagccgccgccattCATTCCCTACCGTTCAAGCGTTCTCACTCAGCTCCTCATGCACAGCCTGGATGGGCACGGCCGAACCGTGATGGTCGCCTGCGTGAGTCcgagcgcgctgcacctcgaGGAGTCTCTGCGCACGCTCCACTACGCGGAGCGGGCGCGCCACATTCGCGCGACACCGGTCGTgcacgtcgacgccgcgacGCAGGCGCGGATGGCGCTTGAGGAGAAGGTGCAGGAACTGCGGAAGGAgaatgcgctgctgcgccgcgcgctgGGGCTTCCGCGAGTCGGCAAATTGCAGGACGGGCAAGTTGAGGCTCGGCTGGAGGAGCTACATCGTGCGTGGGCCGCGGCTCAGTTTGCCACACCTCCACATGAGGTACCGCCACgcagtgccgcagctcctccacggcTGTCCTCGACTCCACGGAAGGGCTCGCCGCCACAACAGCGACGGGCGACGCGGGTGAGTCCGTCTCGCCCTGCCGTGCCATTCGTGTCGAATGGGGCCACTGCTGCGTCAGGCGCAGTTGACCTGCGGACATCATCACCGCAGACGGTGGTGATGTCCTCCACGGAGAGCGAAGCGGATGATGGGCCGCCAAGCGCTACAGGCAACGCCGATCTACCGTCGAGTGTCCCgcgagccgccgcggtgAGCATCTTGGacctgctggaggcgctgccggaCACACGGTCGATGCACACATAG